In Liquorilactobacillus nagelii DSM 13675, the following proteins share a genomic window:
- the smpB gene encoding SsrA-binding protein SmpB gives MAQGKKFERPLAQNKKAGHDYSIIDTVEAGMVLTGTEIKSVRARRINLKDGFAQIRNGEAWLLNVHISPYDQGNQFNHDPLRNRKLLLHRKELRHLTAQLSDKGLTLVPLKVYLKHGYAKVLLGVAKGKHAYDKRETIKKRDQDRQIQRALKNYG, from the coding sequence ATGGCGCAAGGCAAAAAATTTGAACGACCATTAGCTCAAAATAAAAAGGCTGGTCATGATTATTCAATTATCGATACGGTTGAAGCTGGAATGGTTTTGACAGGAACAGAGATAAAATCTGTTCGGGCCAGGCGGATTAATTTGAAAGATGGTTTTGCTCAGATTAGAAATGGTGAGGCTTGGTTGTTAAATGTGCACATTTCACCATATGATCAGGGAAATCAATTCAATCATGATCCCCTGCGAAATCGTAAATTGTTGCTTCATCGAAAAGAATTACGTCATTTAACTGCACAATTAAGCGATAAGGGCTTGACATTAGTTCCTTTGAAAGTATATTTGAAACACGGATATGCCAAAGTTTTATTGGGTGTTGCTAAGGGAAAACATGCTTACGATAAACGTGAGACAATAAAAAAAAGGGATCAAGATCGTCAAATTCAACGTGCATTGAAAAATTATGGTTAA